The candidate division WOR-3 bacterium genomic interval ATCGGATTCTAGACAATAGGGGAAAAGCGGTCTCTCCCGACTTTGATTTTATTGCTGGAAATTTCACAGAAGGACTTATGGCAGTAGAGAAAGATGGTAAGTGGGGGTTTATTAATGAGAGCGGCAAATTAGTCATTGATGCAAAATATGATGAGGCGAGGGATTTTCATGAAGGTTTGGCAGCGGTTAGCTGGACAGATGAAGGTGTAAAACCCGCGTATGGTTTAGTGTGGATAAAGACAGATGATAAACATGGTTATACGAGTGTAAATAAGGTTGCTATTCCTCAAAAAAAAGTAAAGTATGTTTTTGAGACTCGGGCAGCAGTGAAACTTGATGGTAAATGGGGGTTTATTGATGAGAATGGCAAAATGATTATTGACGCAAAATATGATGAGGTGAGGGATTTTCGTGAGGGTCTGGCAGCAGTGAAACTTGATGGAAAGTGGGGGGCTATTGATATGAATGGCAAGGTTAAATTTCATCTAAAATATAATTATGATGAGATAATGAATCATATTCGGTGTTATACGGGGTGGTTCACATACTATTAAAGGCCACTGGTGGGATGAAGGTCCGTAATAAGGCATTATAATTCATTTATTCACAATACTAAAGTTTGTAATAGGTCTGAGAGTAAATGTTGATAGTAAAGAACATTCCCAGATATAAACTAAGTATTGGAATTTTAAAAATTACAAACTTTAATATGCTTTTATCAAACTAAACTATTAATTAGATTTTCTAGGCTGTTGAATGTAATACCCGTCTGAAATCTGCCTTGTTTCCACATTTGATACGGAGCCTGTGATGGATGCGGGATTACCACAATTCCCTTGCCGTTTTTAATGGCTGTTTCGTTAAGTGAGGAGCATTTATTAAATGTGATTTTAGGTGGCATTTGTACGTTCATACATTTGTAAACATTAGCCGCAACATCCAGCCCAGCAGTTATTATCAATATAGGTTTTATTTGTTTGATTTCTTCACACAGGTATTTTATGCAAAAATCAATTGCAGAGTCTACCTTAGACTTATCGTTATATGCGTGACATTTAACCATGTGTGTCCAGTAAAAACGAGGAATTGGCGCAGATTTAGTGTTTTGTAAATATCCAATAAACCGAGACCACGCATTGTTGTTGACCAAAAAATCATCAAAGAAGAATCCAAGCCCATGCCTGCGTGGAGGAACCCATCTTGTAACAGCTTTTGTCGGAGAACCGCTAAATTTAATCTCCTGCAAATCAATATTGGGATCCCGTGAAACAAACATAACAGTAACTTGATTATTGCCCGTATTACCAGGTTCAGAGGTATTCTGAGAGATTTTGTTCAGACGTTGTCTATAAAAACATAATGCATAAGGAGAAGTTTGTAATAGGCAGCTCTGACATATACTCAGTGAATGACGAACATCCGTGCCTCTTTCAGACAAGTCCGTTAATTTTTCCAAATCTTGCAATATTTGTCCACCGAACATATTACCTCCCTTCTTATCAATACGATATTTCTAACGGTGTAATCCATACGCCATTTATTATAACCGTTTTTCTAATTTTGTCAAATAGTATCGCATTACATTTCCATTTTGAATTACCCCAAATGGTAAGTGCTGTTTGACAAGCTAATACTATATATTATATATACTGAGGAAAATGCATGGGGTTAGTCCGAAAGTGCATTTTACCCCTTGACGATCTGAAAATTTTGATTATAATATATAATGGGTCTTCTGACCAAAAGTCTGCTGTTTGAAGCCCGAGACCGCTTTTAGACCAAGACTACCGTTAGAAACGCTCTCAAGGTTGAATGCATAAAAATATATGGGGGGTAGTAACAGTGATTTAGAGATTAATGTCGAGCTCTACCTCTCCTACCCCCTTCGTTGCGGATTATAATTATTATCAGATACCATATCTCAGCCGTTTACTGCATCGTCAGTAGCAGTTGTCCTTATGTTTTGTATCCCCTGTTGGGGGATTTGGTCTTTGACAACTTACTCTCCAGTGCTTGACCAGGATTGGTGATATTGACCGCTTACGGCACAGGTTTTTTAATATCAATATGTTATGCATGCAATATCAATCCCAAGTAGGAAATATTCGAAACATTGGCAAATTGATATATTTCAATTATGTTAGCGAGAAGCAGAAATCTGGAATTTAGTCTTTCTGCCAATATCCAGCTGATGAAATAAAATTTTTTATGTCAGATAAATTAAAACATATCCAGAATTTTGGAAAGGGTCAAAAAATTAGCAAATGGAAATTATCAATGCCTTTAAAAAGTCAATAAATTGTGCGAAGTTAACGAAGGCAATAATTACTTCACAAAGATAAACATTGTGACCACCCTAAAGGAAATACAATAAATTATGTAATATTGCTGCATAACATATTGATTCCCATGATAAAGAATAATCAATAAATGACATTCTCCCACAGCATATACGGCTACATTATCCACTTTAATGACCGGTGTTCAGGCTTTAAAATAGCCTGGACATCGGTGGACATAAAAGGAGGTAAAAAATATGCAGGAAAGGCTGGTAATTAAAATCTTACACTATAAGTGTCTGCAGGAAATACTACAAAAGTACCCCTATATCTATAAGCCAATGGATGCTGATAATTATATTATTCTTTCGGGCAATCCAAAAGAGGATATCGCTTTCTTCCGAGAATGTTTTGGTGAGTATAGATGTTATTGTTGTGTTGTCGTAGTAGATCTGGTCAACAAAACGGCTCGGTTATCAAATATATTTTGTAGGTGGGTGGTCAACTGGGAACGAATTTCTTATGATGAACTCCTTTTTCATCTATTAAAATAATCCTTTGTTAAAGGAGGTTTTTGTGAATGCCAAAGAATTAAAAGAGGTAATAAAAAGGCATTTTTATCATAAAATACCCCTGCTGATTCTTGGGCATCCTGGTATTGGAAAATCCCAGATTACCCGTGAAACTGCCGAGGAGTTGCATGTGGAGTTCAAGGACCTGCGGCTATCACTCCTTGACCCTACTGATTTGCGCGGTTTTCCTTACATTGATAAAGAAAAGAATATCACCCGCTGGGCAATACCTGAATTTTTGCCTAATCAAGATAACGGTGGTATATTAATGCTGGACGAAATAAATCTTGCACCACCCGCAGTCCAGAATGCAGCATACCAGCTTATTCTTGATAGACAACTTGGTGAATACACACTTCCACCTTCCTGGATGATAGTTGCGGCAGGGAACCTTTCCTTAAAAGAAGGTTACATTTCCCAGATACGTTCTGCCCTAATCTCCCGTTTTTCAGTGGTTGAACTCAATACACCATCGGCAATGGAATGGATAAATGAATATGCAATTCCGCGTAAAATTGACCCACGAATTATTGCCTATCTCTATGCCCGACCCAATGCAATCTATGTAGAATCAGACAATAAAAATCAAAATTTTCCTAACCCAAGAAACTGGGAGAAACTTTCAATACTAATTAAAGATATTCCCAGTTATGATCCAGTATTTGAACATCTGGCGACAGGTCGTTTGGGTAGTTCATTCGGTATTGAATTTATGACCTTCTGTAACTGTGACATTGATTGGAAGATTTGGCTTGATGAGTCGGCAAAACCAACACTACCGCATGAAATTGATAAAAAGTGTTTTCTAATTTCAATCCTTGGAGCTTCTCCGGATAAGGCATCAGGATTGAGCAGATTGATTGTCGCCCTGCAAAAAAACGGAGACATGGAATTGGCGACCCTCGGATTCAACATTTTGCAATCTTTGCTCCCGATGGAAAAAATTATGGAGCTTAAATATTGGCCGGCAATGAGAAACACTTTTGGAAAAATCATTATTTTCTAAGGAGGTAGAATGGAAGAGAAAAACTTAAATGAGAAGGAAATGTATGCTTACCTGATAAAAACAAGGTCAATACTAATTAAAGAATATCCATATTTTGGATACTGGGCACTCCAGGGCAATATAATCATCAAAGATAAATTACCATTCAACTGCCCAGCAATTACCGACGGTAAACATTACTATTTTTCAAAGAGCCAATATAAAGATTATCGAGACTATTATCTGGTTATTTTCATCCACGAAGTCCTGCATAATCAACTCGACCATATCCGAAGGGGTAGAAATAAAATCTGGAGTATATGGATGTTGGCAATAGATTATGCTATTAACTCGATTATTAAAGATAAATTATCATTGAGGTTACCACCCTCAACTTTGTATAATGAAAAATTTGCCGGGCAGTCTGCGGAGAAGATATATGACGAAATAATCCGAATGTTGCCTCCAGATTTAGTTGACAAACTTGTGTTGGAAAAAGCAATTATTGATTTATTAAAAAAGCTCGGTGAATCTCGTAATGAAGAGTCTCCCCCTAATGTTGGCAAAGAATCCGTCATTGATGACCACAAAGGATCCTCCCCTGGTCACAGCGATACTATCGATTTTATCTGGAGTCAACTGGCTGATGAAATTCAGAAAATCTATGAGCATTTGAAAATTCCAAACTCTTCAAAGATCTGTGGCCGTTTACCCGATCCCCGGAGCTTAAATCCGACAGAGATTAAGAAAATGGAGCAAATGGTAAAAACAATGATAATCCGCGCAGCTATTTTCGCGAAGTCCATCTCACGCGGTAATAAACCCGGAGAAATGGAGCGATATGTAGACGGCTTGCTTAAACCAAAACTTGATTTAAGAGAAGTTTTGGATATGTTCGCATACCGAATAGGAAAAGGTATGGATGATTATTCATTTTACAAAAAAAATAAACGCGAAGCAGAATTGATACTGCCAGGTACTGTTGGAATAAATAGACATATTGTGATTGCGATAGATACCTCAGGATCGATAAACGATGACCAACTTAAAAGGTTCTTGAGCGAGGCATCAACCCTCAGCGGGACTAAAACAAAAATAACAATGGTTTGTGTTGACACAAGTGTCTACGGACCAATAGAAATCGCTGAATATGAGGATATCTACGACAAGGTTGTTGAACATAAGGTACTCAGGGGTGGAGGCGGAACTGATTTCCGAGGATTTTTTGACTTCCTCAACACCTTATCACAACCGATAGATGGTGTGATATTCTTTACGGATGGTTGTGCTTGTTATCCGGATAAAAGTAAGGAACCAGATTATCCAGTTTTATGGATTATAACCGAACGTGGAGAAAACAATACTCCACCCTTTGGTGAAATTTTATATCTTGATTCTCCAGAATAATTTTGAAAAAGGAGGAAAATATATGGATAAAAATATAAAAGTAGAATTTTTGAGAGCAGGATTACAATACTACAGACTCTGCACCGAAAGGTTAAGAAAAAAGATGGATTTAGTAAATCATCTGTCTTGGAGTGCAGAAGATTATGAAGATGTCAAACTTGCTGTTTGCGAAATAAATTCTGAGATAAGAAGGGCAGAAGAAGAATTAGAAGGCATCTTTGAAATTGCCAAAAAATCTGATATGCAAATTCCCTTTGAGGAAACTGCCCAAAAATTCTCTCTTAAAAAAGAGGAGAAATATGTGCTGATAATTTTATTTTTCCGGCAGTTTAGTGAAAAATATTGTGAAACTACCATTTATGATATTCTCAGTTTACTTGACATTGAACCAGAATATTTTCTGGAAAAATATACAATTTTTCAAAACCTTGAAAGTAAAAAGCTTATAATTGTTGAACAGGATGAGAGGTATGCATTTCCCTTAAACTGGAATGTGAAATTAGAACCAACATATTTACAAAAAATTTTTGAATACTTCAGTGTGGCAAAAAAGAAAAATGTTCCAAAAAATGAAGAAAAAAAATTAGAAGCAAACTTTCTAACAATTCGTAAACCACTACTATCTTTTGACAAAATCGTCCTTCCTCTGGAAAAAAAGGAGGCAATAAAAAGGGCATTGAAACAGGCATATTTATTAAAAGAGTTAACCAAGAAGTGGGGCTTGGATTCAACAATAAAATACGGCAGAGGTGTGTCCATGCTTTTTTACGGACCACCAGGAACAGGAAAGACGGCAACCTGTGAGGCAATTGCTTATGAACTAAAGAAAAAGATTGGCATCGTGCAATACTCCAGTATTCTTTCCCGCTGGGTGGGTGATTCAGAAAAAGCGGTTGACTATGTATTTGAAGAAGCCAAGATATTTAATTGTGTCCTTGTATTTGATGAGGCCGATGCCTTATTTGGCCAAAGAATGACGGAGACATATTCCACTGACCGGATGCATAACTATATGACCAATATTCTGATGCAAAAAATGGAACGATTTGAAGGGGTTGTAATATTGACCACAAATCGTGAGTTCGCCCTTGATGAGGCATTCAATAGAAGAATCATCTTGAAAGTGAAATTTGAAATTCCTGGTCCTGAGGAGAGGACCAGGATATGGAGAGTATTGATACCGAATAAAGTTCCCCTTGCAAAAGATGTGCATTTTGAAGAACTGGGTTTAAAGTTTGAGTTAACTGGTGGCGAGATAAAGAATGTAGTCCTTAAAGCACTGGTAGAGTTTGCCGAGCAGAGATTACCAGAATTACCTATGAGGCTATTAATTAAGTACGCAGAAGAAGAACTGGACGAAAAACGAGAGATAAAAAACAGGGTATCTAAAATCGGATTCAATAATGATAAAGTTTTGAAGACATCACTGCGCGTGGCTTATTGATTTAGCGCCCACGCCTGAAGGCGTGGGCATTTTTTTTATTTTCTTTCTTTATTTATCCAGTCCACAAAGTACCCTGCCGGCGGTGAAAATTGCCCAACGATATTGCCGTTTGACAATTTCACAATTGCACAATTGTGCAATTCTGCATTCCAATATCCTTTTCTGAAGAGATAATTCAAAACGGCATCATTATCTATTATCACCCGACGCCTTATTCTACCATTCCATAATTCCAGAATTCTGGAATAATGGAATGGTGATTGGAATCAAAATCTAATCCAAGATAAGATTACATTTTCAATAGTTATTATCCATCATACTTTCAAAGATTTTGAAGCATACTGGTTCACCAGTTTTTACAGAATAACCTATTCCGTGATTACACCAATTGGGGTAATGATTTATCAAAAAACTATTTAAGTGAATGGGATGTATGCATTCTCCATTTTAAAAGTAGTTAGTCCGCAGGGTGTCCCGCCCTGAACTGAAAAGTCCGCCACTCTTTCTTGCGGACAAAACGGGCGAGATGTTTATCTCAATTTGATAATTTTAACTAAAATTCAAATTCTATTTGTGGTTGTTCTTTTTTAATCCTTTTTTCTATCAGATTAACAAATTCTACCGCTGTCTCAAAAGCTGTATTCGCCCCTGAGCCAGATATGGATACTTCAATATCGTGCATAAATATATTACGCTTGCGCCTCATTCGGTCAAAATGTGCAACGAGCGTCTTAAATTTATTACCCAAAATAATATGCAGTAAACTTTACGACAGTCTTATGTTGATTGCCATCGTCAGGACGGAATCCTTTGAATAACATCAATGCCCGCCCCGCTCTAAGCATAGCAAGATATGCAACCGAATAGACGATGTCTTCATCAATCTCGATATTAACCTTTGCAATTTTCAAGTCAATTCGGGCTCTTTTAAGAACCTTCACCACTTCCTTTAAATCTGCTTTTTGTTTCTTTATTAAACCTTTGGCTAAATATTCCGCAATAAATTCATCGTAAGTCATTATCGTCTCCAATCAAAAATATTTTTGGATTATCCAGGTTGATTATTTAAGAAATCTTACACACTGAGATTACCCAAAATCTTCTTTACAGGATCCATATCTTGACACCTTTTTTGATAACAGTTGTAATCATTTTTGATTACAAGTCAATAGTCAGTTTAGAAGATAATAAAAATATATAGGAGAGGAAAAGTAAGAGGTATTTTCCTTGACACCAGGATAAATAGGTGTATAATCTGTTTTGATGAGCACGGTAAGGGAAGTCTACAAAAATTCCAGACCCTATGTCCGCTGGTGGTGGTTTTCAGGAAGGATTGATCCAGAAGTGATAAAATATCAACTTGACTGGTGTAAAAAAAATAACTTCGGTGGTGTGGAACTCGCTTTTATGTATCCCCTGCCCAATTCTGAGCCCGGGCCAGAATGGCTCTCTGAAGAATGGAGTAGCATTGTCAAATTTGCCAAAGAATATGCTACAAATATTGGTCTGGGTTGCGATTTTACCTTTGGAACTTCATGGCCATTTGGTGGTTCATTTATTAATGAAAAGGATGCAGCAAAGAACTTTTATGGACTATCTCCCCAGCGCTTGGAAAAATCATGGGAGATTGCCCATTCAAAACAGGGTTTTATCTTGAACCATCTTAACCACAGTGCCCTCGAAAGGTATGCAGAAAAAATGGGCGGGGCGCTTGAGCCCGCATTAAAAATAAGCCCTTCGGCATTATTCTGTGATTCCTGGGAAGTGGATACCGAATTGTTGTGGACTGACGGATTTGAAAAATTGTTTATGGATGAATTTGGTTACGATATAAGATTGTATATCAGGGATCTGAACAAAAGACAATCGGTGCGTTATGATTACAGAAAACTCATTGCCCGATTGATCATCAGTGAATTTTATCTACCTTTTACCGAAATATGCCACAGACTCGGTTGTATCTCCCGCGTCCAATGTCATGGTGCACCGACCGATCTCCTCGCAGCGTATTCGGTCGTGGATGTACCCGAGAGTGAGACATTGCTATTTGACCCACACTTTTCACAGATTCCTGCCTCAGCCGGTGCCCTGGCTGGAAAAGA includes:
- a CDS encoding ATP-binding protein — protein: MDKNIKVEFLRAGLQYYRLCTERLRKKMDLVNHLSWSAEDYEDVKLAVCEINSEIRRAEEELEGIFEIAKKSDMQIPFEETAQKFSLKKEEKYVLIILFFRQFSEKYCETTIYDILSLLDIEPEYFLEKYTIFQNLESKKLIIVEQDERYAFPLNWNVKLEPTYLQKIFEYFSVAKKKNVPKNEEKKLEANFLTIRKPLLSFDKIVLPLEKKEAIKRALKQAYLLKELTKKWGLDSTIKYGRGVSMLFYGPPGTGKTATCEAIAYELKKKIGIVQYSSILSRWVGDSEKAVDYVFEEAKIFNCVLVFDEADALFGQRMTETYSTDRMHNYMTNILMQKMERFEGVVILTTNREFALDEAFNRRIILKVKFEIPGPEERTRIWRVLIPNKVPLAKDVHFEELGLKFELTGGEIKNVVLKALVEFAEQRLPELPMRLLIKYAEEELDEKREIKNRVSKIGFNNDKVLKTSLRVAY
- a CDS encoding VWA-like domain-containing protein, which encodes MEEKNLNEKEMYAYLIKTRSILIKEYPYFGYWALQGNIIIKDKLPFNCPAITDGKHYYFSKSQYKDYRDYYLVIFIHEVLHNQLDHIRRGRNKIWSIWMLAIDYAINSIIKDKLSLRLPPSTLYNEKFAGQSAEKIYDEIIRMLPPDLVDKLVLEKAIIDLLKKLGESRNEESPPNVGKESVIDDHKGSSPGHSDTIDFIWSQLADEIQKIYEHLKIPNSSKICGRLPDPRSLNPTEIKKMEQMVKTMIIRAAIFAKSISRGNKPGEMERYVDGLLKPKLDLREVLDMFAYRIGKGMDDYSFYKKNKREAELILPGTVGINRHIVIAIDTSGSINDDQLKRFLSEASTLSGTKTKITMVCVDTSVYGPIEIAEYEDIYDKVVEHKVLRGGGGTDFRGFFDFLNTLSQPIDGVIFFTDGCACYPDKSKEPDYPVLWIITERGENNTPPFGEILYLDSPE
- a CDS encoding WG repeat-containing protein, which produces MGVNEDLIESAKKGDLEGVKNALENGADIYAQDENFLTALDWAKRKYRPEIIEFLKKRGAKEIPRPKKVAEGIFIQEVNGKYRILDNRGKAVSPDFDFIAGNFTEGLMAVEKDGKWGFINESGKLVIDAKYDEARDFHEGLAAVSWTDEGVKPAYGLVWIKTDDKHGYTSVNKVAIPQKKVKYVFETRAAVKLDGKWGFIDENGKMIIDAKYDEVRDFREGLAAVKLDGKWGAIDMNGKVKFHLKYNYDEIMNHIRCYTGWFTYY
- a CDS encoding MoxR family ATPase, yielding MNAKELKEVIKRHFYHKIPLLILGHPGIGKSQITRETAEELHVEFKDLRLSLLDPTDLRGFPYIDKEKNITRWAIPEFLPNQDNGGILMLDEINLAPPAVQNAAYQLILDRQLGEYTLPPSWMIVAAGNLSLKEGYISQIRSALISRFSVVELNTPSAMEWINEYAIPRKIDPRIIAYLYARPNAIYVESDNKNQNFPNPRNWEKLSILIKDIPSYDPVFEHLATGRLGSSFGIEFMTFCNCDIDWKIWLDESAKPTLPHEIDKKCFLISILGASPDKASGLSRLIVALQKNGDMELATLGFNILQSLLPMEKIMELKYWPAMRNTFGKIIIF
- a CDS encoding uracil-DNA glycosylase family protein, with translation MFGGQILQDLEKLTDLSERGTDVRHSLSICQSCLLQTSPYALCFYRQRLNKISQNTSEPGNTGNNQVTVMFVSRDPNIDLQEIKFSGSPTKAVTRWVPPRRHGLGFFFDDFLVNNNAWSRFIGYLQNTKSAPIPRFYWTHMVKCHAYNDKSKVDSAIDFCIKYLCEEIKQIKPILIITAGLDVAANVYKCMNVQMPPKITFNKCSSLNETAIKNGKGIVVIPHPSQAPYQMWKQGRFQTGITFNSLENLINSLV